tcttttttcatctgtttttcaaatgtcgaaaacaccatccgccatattggattccaacgtgacgtcactccgatagtaaacgATTGTTTAGATTCTTATTGTGCGCtctatattattttgaaattttacaagttattatgcacgtttgtgaacttttatcattcatttgattaaaatcgcattatggaaaacggttttgtgaaagcagatagtacaaatctaccaatggTAAATATCAAtgatggtggcgatgaatccactatttttgtggcatttttacacttgtattattgcattcaggcacgagacaccaatgatatactacgataactcattatttttacaaatcttattacttggtctttcgcaattgtattgtttactaacggagtgacgtcacaaaccgaaaaaacatggcggctagcgtttccgcgcgaaaattgaaaatcataaataaaaaatagttttcaagacagttttcggtcttataaaattgaaataaaaattctactggtttattacgatcgcaggattattttaaaacagttttcaaaaaaaggtgtaatacccTATTGTCAAATATCATCGTCGAGAAGTATTTTATTTCCGTGTCATCAACAAGATGTcagtcaataaataaaattttataatttattcagaattttcaatctttttgCGCACTCTTGCACGATTTGTCAGCCTCAGATGACCCGCCCTGATTTGTCAGTCTCGATAATTCAATTATCGGGGTCACTCCGTGTGGCAGCCGGATTTTTTGAGATAATTTCTCGATTTTCTGCAGCGAGGAAAAGAATAATAGACTtaagaaatttgaaagtttcatTTATTGGTTTTTCCACTctataatagaattttttaactctgagatcaaaatacaaaaaaaaaatttaaggatTTTCGCGCTTTGAAAGAAAAGATTTAAATTTCCCGTGGAATAGTTTCACCCCGGATTAACCCGAAATAtcggagttaaaaaattctatcacggagttgaaataccaataaagAAACCGTTCaaattttaagtctgtgtttttttcctcaccgCAAAAACAAACGcaaaaaaatcccaaaaaatcCGGCTCTTTTCAAGAACTTTCAAATGACAAAGGATCTCAGGCTATGTTGCGGTTTCACGTTTAacgttttttctatcgattataaatttttggaaaaattgaaactatttgaaagttgaaacaactgaaattatacaaaaaatttgtttatgtatttcgtatctattttttattcaaattcttGTTGTACAGAACGATCTTAcagtaaaacaaaaatatttttctcggttgttgaatgatttttatggAAGCGTAACAgatttcgaattattcaatcgaaaaattcaatcgataaTCATCACTGTTTCAACTGCCTAGATTTCGGTTAGCTTTGCGATCTAGTTTCCCTTGTGTGATTTCATCTTTATTGGTCAATTTATTTGAGTCTCTCTCGTAACACTCATTATTAGGAATGGTACACACACTTATGAGTTCTGCTGACAACGCTTGTTCCGCGATGATAGAAACGATGGTACTCAACCAATAAGATTGAATCCAATAGATCGGATGGGGTAATATTTTCGTCCGGGAGATTCGCCGTCTGCTTACAGACATCACTATGGATGTCCTCCAAAATCTGAataatcgggaaaaaaacaaaaacccgATTAAGACTCCCATGCTGAAGCCGTAGTTGGGTGAGGATGCAGGGTGACTGCGTTTAGCAAAAACCCATTTCATTTCAGAGACACAAGTGATACTCACATTTTCCCAATTGCTTCCCGAACACGtgttgtttgaaaatttaagaaCGAGCACTTTTTCCACAGCcgaattgattgatttcattattttctcaagtttttcGACCTCCCCGCTCAGTGCACGGTTGACAATGGCATCCCCGTTGCTCTTCACATCTCGCTCTTTTGTTTCAAAATCTTTCAAGTATCTCATGCACCGCCGTTTATTATAACGGCCCTTCGGGTAACTGTCTACTTCGTTCTTTGCCAACCGTTGAATCTTCGTAGAAGAATTGATAAAAACACAATTATAATTATATAGAGACACCGAAAATTATcgtgcaacgatttttcaagcatTTTACCCATTCGAAGCGAGTcgccattttttgtttgaactGTTCAATTTTCTCAGAGTTATTTGTGCCGTTCAACGAATTTACCACTGAGTACAATTTGCTCACGGTGTCGAGCTGATTTGCGATTACTTCTGCTGCGGTATTCATCATTGTGTTGCATAATTGTTCCGACGTTTCGATACTGGCGGACTTTGCCTgttgaatatttattataaatttgttTATAATTCGAATATTTGATGAAGGACAATTTGAgagatcatttgaaaaaataattcataattGGATGAGataattcaattgaattaCTCTAATATCTGAGTTTAAGGTAGTGCAtgaacgaaacgattttcttaaaaaggttttgaaatttactcagagtttaaatggataCTCGACTGACATTAcgttaaaaattgaacgaaattgataataagcactcgtataacctcacatttggtTATGTcggaattttgtttcttcttggcttggcccattctcGTCATAGTCTTCtgactttttattaatacttttttcttgatccatttccctttgagctctctaatgcgattttttacataaaaaactataatatTTTCGTCAGGgacaaataaaatttcgggttcggtcAATGATGGATcttcgattaattaatggtttgtaatttcattcgccaaatataagttgaacaaatttatatgcaattttgaattgataactctgacattaatttaaagtgattatatcttcaattagggagtaaaaatcgatccaatttatagacacccataaaatacaatCCTTCGGGCATCATCTACCTTAAGTTTTTCAATCTAGTTgtattatatatacgagttagATATATTTATACGATTTAATCAAGTTCAATTACCGAGGCAACAAAAGCGGTCGCAGCAAGAACAATTGCGAGCTTCAGCATCTTGACGATGTTCCTTTTCTCGTAGCTGGGAAAATTATGATTCACCAGTAGAATCTTTCGTTTTATATAGTTTTTGGATCTATAGAATGTTAAAcgtgctctttttttttatctttaaaatttgataacgAATTCATCGCTTTTGAGAACAgtcaaatataaaatttttcctGCTGATAAGAAATTATGTTTGAATATTGATTGATCaagatcattttttattcgtaataTTTCAAAAGCTGACACGGATCCACCGATCGAATGTCTTTGCTCCATtgttcaagatttttcaatagttCGCTCCCGAGTGAGTGTTTGCATTTCAAACGAAACATCCATACCGAATGCTAACAAGATGTTAACGAATGCATATGTTTGcgatacaacattttaaaaaaagtataaacccGTTGCCTAAATGAACACTGGACTAGTACCAGCGAAAGATAAGAATTTTGGTATCGTCGCTCGATCGTTCGATCGATGAAATAATATTGATCTATCTAACGTCACTTTTCCCCCTCGCTTTATCTAAATTTTCCAAGACCTCGTTCTCCTTTGCTCTGCCGATCAATGTCGCCACCGTCTTCGGATGTCTCCCGAATGTCGAATTTCCTCATAAATCAATCTTACATATATTAATTCAGTAACCGCCTCGAAGCATTTCCAAATGGATGCTTTTAAAAATCCGAAAACTCGTTCAGGGCACTATTACCGAATTAtttgaaagaatttaaaaaagatCCACTGTTTCGTTATTGAAATAATGGAAAACTAAAATTGCGGTTCTACGTGTTTTCTCATGTTACGGAAAACGGTGAAAGAATTGGCATTTCACGCCGGAATTCGGCAACTATGAATTTACCTCGTTGTCATcagttaaaataataaaatcgattttttgaaaattctgatcagggtagaccccttaatttCATATACATTTAAcagtatttttcatatatttttgacATTCAAATTGGCAATTATTTTCGGAAACTATTTCTgtctatacattttttatgggattccttttttcccctgCTTCATTTTCCGCTCAAGTTTGCTCTTTTTCCCTTCCTCCTCCTTCATTCCGTCTGCATCATGATTATTTGCAATAGTTCGGTTTGTCAGACGGCTCGCTGTCttcattttgaaacttataatttaattctttaattcAATCAGAAAAGTAACCCCACAGTAAGTAACTTCTTCAATATTGTATTCGAGGCTTTCCGTGTAATTACTTCGGTAAGAAGAGCAGAGAGAGACTACCAACGAAGTCCATGAATTTCGGATGAAGTACTTAGcgagcttttttcttcatccacaTAATATACTTCTCCATCGTGGTCACGAACCCGCCAAATGTTTCAGacgaaattgttttccaacctttcgtttgaatttttttctcatttttcttctttttctctatcttataaaaaaacaattgtacAAAGTTTTTATTTAACAAACAGTTTTTTGTGAAGTTTAAACTGTACTTTCGACCAATCGATGAGTACTTTTTTACAACCTCTTCAAAAACTTTTAATGGGAGTTTTGTAATAGTAAGGCGATTTGTTACCGATGCACTACCAATCAGGCAAAGTAAATGTATTTggttcaacttttttcataatattaaTGCTGTTATTTCAAGTTAGATATAGCGTATGATTTGTTACAAAGCACATAGTAAACCCGTTTCCTAATCTCAACCGAAATCTCACAACGATCAGGGGGCCCTGAACGCAGGCACACAATTGTGAAATAGAATTCTCTCGATGGCATATCTATAGAACGGGAAGTCCGTTGTTCCGCAAAGTTAGTTTCTAATTGAATACGCGCAAAATCACGCTGGAATGACTTTTCGTTTGCTTGCGCGTACAGGGAGACTCTCGAATCTCGAACGTGACTCGACGGtttgtacacacacacacacacacgcacacacacacacacacacacacacacacacgcgcgcgctctGTATGAAATACACACAGTTCTTGTACGAGAAACTTATGTGCCGGCGTCTACTGATACAATGAGAAATACTATAAACTAATCTTAGATTCCAACCGCAATTCCCTCCTCAACGACGACAAATATATTCGAGAGTCGCCTTCTAAGCGAAAATTCTCGTTGGGCTAGACCTGAAAACGAAACGAGCAAACCGGAAAACAATGctttggaaaaaaacaaaatatttgcaCGATCGATTCGCTCGGTCGTAGGCTTGCCTTCCGGAAATGAAGTAGCTCGTCGTTTGTATTAGAATCGATCCTTCGAAATATACTCCTGTTGGACGGAGAAAACACGCCAGCCATTAAATCCAAACCGTTTTCTCCGCTCTACGAGTTCAGTTGGAAATAAAGCacaatttttcgtcgtcgaaaGATTTTGTTGTTAAAACAGCTCTGATATCGGTGTGAAAAAACCAGATCGTGATATCGGCGAAAGAGGACGTTTACAgctgtatattttgttaaaacgtAACAGagtaaatataataataatccgcATATGTATGTATAGTGAACGTCTCAGGGGATTGGTGAAGATACGAGCCAAGTGGCATTGACGAATGTAGCTATTAACTGAGAACTGATGCCAGCTCATTTTTCCAAGCAGCACAGCACCGCTGCGAACTAGACTTTATTCCCCAGACTACGGGCTGCTTACTGCCTCGGAGaccactgaaaaaaaagagaggaaaaagtaCTAGATGGAGCGACGCAACCAGTGGACCAGGAAGAATCAGAAATGGAGGAAAAGAGATGTTTCAACCCATTAAGGCTCGAGTGAACTGAATTCAAACGTTAGCttttttgattctttagcATGCTCACAAAAATGAACATCTTTATAGGCAAATAGTAATTTCTTAGGTCTTCAGGGTCGCTCATTCGAACGCCGCTgagaaaattttagaaaaaatacatCTTATCGTACTTTTTTAaggaaacgtgaaaaaaaaacagaattttccactgtttttttttcgatttcttcacttttcgtcgggaaaacatttttttatcactttcaAACTTATTGGGAAAGCAGTTTCGATACTCTGACAAGAAAATCCTgctttaggaaaaaaaaattttcacgataGCGTTGTCAAAATAGCAACTCGAGCAATGAGTTTTCATTCCAATGGATGATTACGAATGTTTATCGGTTCGGTTTCATGTTTTCGAAGACAAAGTAATATTTATTCGTGTTTCGGGGTCGCCGATCCCAATTTCGATATCGAAATggtgaaattcaagatggcGGCTATCCAAACTCGATGTTTTCTATTCAACCGGCTTGAAATTATACTTATGGGGGTTTCTGGGTCACTGATCACTTTCCTAATGTTTTCCtatcgaaaaatgaagaaatcgaaaaaaagcggtgaaaaatactgtttttattcacgttttcttaaaaaagtatTACAAGATgtcttttttccaaaattttctcaGCGGCATTCAAAAGAGCGACACcctgaaaacataaaaaatgacCATGCgcctataaaaatattcattttgtgAGTATGCTAAAGAATCAAAGTTAACGTTTGAATTTAGTTCATTCGGACTTCAACAGGTTAAGTACTGTCAccaggaaaaaagttattacgAAAAAATCGGTCGAAggatgaagataaaaaatgattataaaATAGTATTGACGTTGCGAAGATAGTCGGTCGTCATGATAAGTAAGTTGTACTCTTGCTTagatacaaaagtgtatttatcCGTATAAAAACATGATCGAAAAAGTCATTCGCGAGGTTCAGTGcttcaatgaaattcatgagaaGACAACACGATGGATAAGGACAACGTGAAACGGATATAGAAAACTTCACCGTTTACAGGAAGGGGCAAAAAGCACACAATCTAAATATTCAGCGAGGTATGAGATTGAAGATAGGGAGTAAACTTTCAGGAACTGAGGACAGAACGAAAGTATCAACCGTCGAGATTTGCCTGTTTATTCAAGCTGCCGCCTCCCTCCATAAGTCCATCGATCCGCCTATCGAGTCTTTCTATACCTTGCTGTTGT
This sequence is a window from Venturia canescens isolate UGA chromosome 8, ASM1945775v1, whole genome shotgun sequence. Protein-coding genes within it:
- the LOC122414471 gene encoding uncharacterized protein — translated: MLKLAIVLAATAFVASAKSASIETSEQLCNTMMNTAAEVIANQLDTVSKLYSVVNSLNGTNNSEKIEQFKQKMATRFEWIQRLAKNEVDSYPKGRYNKRRCMRYLKDFETKERDVKSNGDAIVNRALSGEVEKLEKIMKSINSAVEKVLVLKFSNNTCSGSNWENILEDIHSDVCKQTANLPDENITPSDLLDSILLVEYHRFYHRGTSVVSRTHKCVYHS